The DNA window GAATTTGACATTTTGGATATCTTAATTCCAGCTTTCAGTCCGGTTATAAGTGACCAATTTATTTCTTTTTTTGTTTTTATGTCATGGGTTTTGGGACAGTAAATATCAGATTCCACAGAAAACACATTGTATAGAGAGGAACAGTCAAGTTTTCCATCCTGGTCTAAAAGAAGCAGGTACGATCCATCACTCTCCAGAAATTCTTTCATCACAATGTAAAATCCCCTAGCACTACCTTTATTCCAAGAATTAGAGGTGATATTTTGAAGGTATCTTATTTCTTTTTTTTCCTTGCCATACTTTTTGATTACCCTAATATTTTCCTTAAAGTATTCCTCATCACTGTTATCCACTATAATTATGCCCCGGACAAGGTTACAGAATACCAGCGAAGCGAGCGCCTGCTCTAACTCTTTAGGGTTATTATAAGCGACAATTCCCGCGATGATGCTTGGCAGATTATCACTACTTTCCACCTAACATCCCTCCTTTAGTTTTTAAACTGTAGAGACATAAAACATTTGCCACTCCCTGACTCACAACCGTCGCCACTGCCGCTCCCTCTGCTCCGTAGTTGAGTATCAAGAAGTAGTTCAGGAGCACGTTTAATAGTGCCGTAAACCCAGTTATTTTGGTAAAAGTTAGCTCCCTCCCCGTGGCGTTCATGTAGCTCCCAAAGAGCGAGTTTAGGAACATAAAAGGAACTGCAAAGGCCAGTATTCTGAGTACCGGCACGCTTGAGAGGAATCTATCCCCAAAGACGATAACTATCCCAAGGCGGGCGAAGAGGTAATAACCAGCTGTCCCAAGGACCCCGAGGAGCAGCAGTGCCTGAAAGGCCTTCCTGAAGAGAAGCTTTAGCGTTTTTTTATCCTTTTCATGGAGCTTCGCCATCGAGGGCATCGTCGTGACAATAACGATGTTTGGAATAAACAGGGAGACCTCAATGAGGGTAAAGGCCGCCCTGTAAATCCCGGTCTCGTAATCGCCCCTCATGAGGCTAAGCATAACCATGTCCGTGCGGTAGTAGATGAGTGTGAAGAGACCGATGAGCCAGAAGGGGTATGATCTCCTTAGTAGAGAGAACCATATTTGCGGTTTAAATCGAATGCTGATTTTCTTGACGAATTTAGCTCCCCATTTTATTCTTAAAGACTCCCTAACTGCATAGCCAACGAGAAGCGCAATTATAAATGGAGGAAGAGATCTGTAAAAGTAAAGAACAATTCCTCCAACAAAAAACGCCCAAAACCTCTCAACTGTCCTTGCTATTGCCTCATACTTCGTCATTTCATGAGCATACATAAGCTGTACAAACACCAACGAGACCCAGGTGAGCATAGCCTCCGCTCCGGCCAGCAGGATGATGGCCTTCATCCAAGTCGGCTTCGGGAGAAAGAGCGTTAGCAGGACTATAACAATGAAGTTGAAAAGTGCGAGAACGATTTTAAAACCGAGGACATCGGACAGGAGCTCGTTAGCTTTTCCCCTGTCCCGCGCAACCTCGCGCATGAAGTAGTAACCAACCCCCAAGTCTGAAAAGATCCCCAAAAGCCCAACGTAGTAAAAGATGAACGAATACTGACCAAGCCCCTCCGGGCCAAGGGTTCTGCTCAGGATAACGACTACACCGTAAGCTAAGAGCTTCGAAATCATTTCAGCACTGAAGAGCCAGCCTGCGTTTTTAAGCAACTTCAGTTTTAGACTCTCGGCCATGACAGCTTTTCAATAGGAAAGAGAAATTAAAAACCTAATCCCCCCTCTGTATCTTCGCGTGACCCCCTACAAGGCTCTTCTTAAGCTCGAGGTTCCTTATCTCGCACTTCTCGTCTATGATCGAACGCCATATTGTAGAGCCCCTTATTACCGTGTCCCTGAAGATTATCGAGTCGCTCACGTCGGAGTTCTCTATAATGCAGTTCTCGCCTATGTAGGCGTAAGGCCCAACTATTGATCTTCCAAGAATCTTTGCACCCCTCTTTATGACCACCGGCGGGATTATCTTGGAGTACGGGCTTATCTGGATCTCCTCGATGTGGCTCTCCTTCAGGAGGGTCTTGAGGGCCTCAAGGTAGCTGTCCGCGCTTCCAATATCGTACCAGTACTCGGAGAAGCGGTAGGCCCTTATCTCAACGCCCCTCTTCAGCAG is part of the Thermococcus stetteri genome and encodes:
- a CDS encoding flippase, producing MAESLKLKLLKNAGWLFSAEMISKLLAYGVVVILSRTLGPEGLGQYSFIFYYVGLLGIFSDLGVGYYFMREVARDRGKANELLSDVLGFKIVLALFNFIVIVLLTLFLPKPTWMKAIILLAGAEAMLTWVSLVFVQLMYAHEMTKYEAIARTVERFWAFFVGGIVLYFYRSLPPFIIALLVGYAVRESLRIKWGAKFVKKISIRFKPQIWFSLLRRSYPFWLIGLFTLIYYRTDMVMLSLMRGDYETGIYRAAFTLIEVSLFIPNIVIVTTMPSMAKLHEKDKKTLKLLFRKAFQALLLLGVLGTAGYYLFARLGIVIVFGDRFLSSVPVLRILAFAVPFMFLNSLFGSYMNATGRELTFTKITGFTALLNVLLNYFLILNYGAEGAAVATVVSQGVANVLCLYSLKTKGGMLGGK